Proteins from a single region of Oryza brachyantha chromosome 6, ObraRS2, whole genome shotgun sequence:
- the LOC102707412 gene encoding L-arabinokinase-like: MPPAGEAAAPSPPPPRRLVFAFYLTGHGFGHATRAIEVARHLIAAGHQVHVATAVPEFVFTAELRSPALHIRRAVLDCGAVQTDALTVDPLASLDKYHETAVVPRESILTTEAEWLTSIKADLVISDVVPMACRVAADVGIPSACIGNFSWDYIYAEYIVASGDHHRSIVWQIAEDYAHCDLLLRLPGYCPMLAFRDVTDVPLVVRGLRRSRPEVRKELGIEANTKVVVFNFGGQPSGWNLKQEWLPDGWICLVCGASDSQEVPPNFIKLAKDAYTPDVMAASDCMLGKIGYGTASEALAYKLPFIFVRRDYFNEEPFLRNLLEHYQNSIEMTRRDFLNGHWKPYLLRALTLQPCYDGATNGGEVAARILQDTAVGKKCISDKFNGARRLQDAIVLGYQLQRASGRDVAIPDWYSLSETEVGVCPISRKTKTKENTESCFEDFEILHGDMQGLPDTMAFLKSLSELNQIELKSNKKQPGERIAASVLFDWEEEMYIARAPGRLDVMGGIADYSGSLVLQLPLREACHVAVQRNHPSNQKLLEHTQARQLENGGTGPVVQIVSFGSELSNRSPTFDMNLSDLMDRDKPISYKNAREYFCGNPSQKWAAYVAGTILVLMTELDVKFNDSMSILVSSDVPEGKGVSSSASVEVATMAAVAAAYGLNIAPRDLALLCQKVENHVVGAPCGVMDQMTSACGEANKLLAMVCQPAEVKELVAIPTHMRFWGLDSGIRHSVGGGDYGSVRVGTYMGRKMIKCAASDLASESSISDAPVQSNDYKQNAIDLLKSEASLEYLCNMPPHRYEAVYAKDIPEVITGDTFLEKYGDHDDTVTSIDPKRDYSVKAPTRHPIYENFRVETFKALLEAANTDEQLSALGELMYQCHYSYNACGLGSDGTDHLVNLVQEMQHRKMSQGESPSLFGAKITGGGSGGSVCVMGKNCPKSSEEIVEIQQRYQAATGYLPILFDGSSPGAGKFGYLKIRRRRSSPLAAK; the protein is encoded by the exons ATGCCGCCGGCGGGAGAGGCCGccgccccctcgccgccgccgccgcgccgcctcgtcttcgcctTCTACCTCACCGGCCATGGCTTCGGCCACGCCACCCGCGCCATCGAGGTGGCGCGGCACCTGATCGCGGCGGGCCACCAGGTGCACGTGGCCACGGCGGTGCCGGAGTTCGTCTTCACCGCCGAGCTGCGCTCCCCGGCCCTCCACATCCGCAGGGCCGTCCTCGACTGCGGCGCCGTCCAGACCGACGCCCTCACCGTCGACCCCCTCGCCTCCCTCGACAAG TACCATGAGACGGCGGTGGTGCCGCGCGAATCCATCCTGACGACCGAGGCTGAGTGGCTCACCTCCATCAAGGCAGACCTAGTG ATCTCGGATGTTGTTCCTATGGCGTGCAGGGTGGCTGCAGATGTTGGTATTCCATCGGCTTGCATTGGGAATTTTAG TTGGGACTACATATATGCAGAATATATTGTGGCATCTGGCGATCATCACCGTTCTATTGTCTGGCAG ATAGCGGAGGATTATGCTCATTGTGATCTCTTACTTCGACTACCTGGATACTGCCCTA TGCTGGCTTTCCGTGATGTCACTGATGTGCCTCTTGTGGTAAGAGGACTGCGCAGATCTAGACCAGAG GTGAGGAAGGAACTTGGAATAGAAGCAAATACGAAGGTGGTGGTTTTTAATTTTGGGGGACAG CCATCTGGATGGAACCTGAAGCAAGAATGGCTGCCTGATGGCTGGATCTGtttg GTCTGTGGTGCATCTGATTCTCAAGAGGTTCCTCCAAACTTCATTAAGCTTGCAAAAGATGCTTACACACCTGATGTTATGGCAGCATCTGACTGCATGCTTG GGAAAATTGGATATGGAACTGCAAGTGAGGCTTTGGCCTACAAGCTGCCATTTATCTTTGTCCGCAGAGATTATTTCAATGAAGAGCCATTTTTGCGGAATTTACTTGAG CACTACCAGAACAGTATCGAAATGACCAGACGGGATTTCCTTAATGGGCACTGGAAACCTTATCTCCTCCGTGCTCTTACACTTCAACCATGCTATGATGGTGCAACCAATGGCGGTGAG GTGGCTGCACGAATCCTCCAGGACACTGCTGTTGGGAAGAAGTGTATTTCTGACAAA TTTAATGGAGCAAGACGATTGCAAGATGCCATAGTGTTAGGTTATCAACTACAAAGGGCTTCAGGGAGAGATGTAGCAATTCCTGACTGGTATTCTCTTTCCGAGACAGAAGTTGGTGTCTGTCCAATctcaagaaaaactaaaacaaaagaaaacacagaATC ATGTTTTGAAGACTTTGAGATACTTCATGGGGATATGCAAGGATTACCAGACACCATGGCCTTTTTGAAGAGCTTATCTGAACTTAATCAAATTGAGTTAAAGAGTAACAAGAAGCAACCTGGAGAGAGAATTGCTGCATCTGTGCTCTTTGACTGGGAG GAGGAAATGTATATAGCAAGGGCACCTGGTCGTTTAGATGTCATGGGTGGCATTGCAGACTATTCAGGAAGTCTAGTCTTGCAG CTGCCCCTTCGGGAAGCCTGTCATGTTGCTGTACAGAGGAACCACCCAAGTAATCAGAAGCTATTGGAGCATACACAAGCAAGACAGCTTGAGAATGGAGGCACGGGACCTGTGGTACAAATA GTATCATTTGGGTCTGAATTGAGTAATCGTTCACCAACTTTTGATATGAATCTGTCAGATTTGATGGATCGTGACAAGCCAATATCCTATAAAAATGCCAGAGAATATTTTTGTGGAAACCCTTCCCAGaa ATGGGCTGCTTATGTTGCTGGAACAATTCTGGTGTTGATGACTGAGCTAGATGTGAAGTTTAATGACAGCATGAGCATTCTG GTTTCGTCTGATGTGCCCGAAGGCAAAGGTGTTTCTTCTTCTGCATCAGTGGAGGTTGCAACTATGGCTGCCGTTGCAGCTGCCTATG GTCTAAACATTGCTCCAAGGGACCTCGCGTTGCTTTGTCAGAAG GTTGAGAATCATGTTGTCGGAGCTCCTTGCGGAGTAATGGACCAAATGACATCTGCTTGTGGAGAAGCTAACAAACTCCTTGCAATGGTTTGCCAG cctgcagaaGTGAAGGAATTGGTTGCCATTCCTACTCATATGCGGTTTTGGGGTCTGGACTCAGGGATACGGCATAG TGTCGGCGGGGGAGATTATGGATCTGTAAGGGTAGGCACTTACATGGGACGAAAGATGATCAAGTGTGCTGCATCTGACTTAGCTTCAGAATCTTCAATCTCTGATGCTCCTGTTCAATCTAACGACTATAAACAAAATGCCATAGATCTACTAAAATCTGAAGCTTCCCTGGAGTATTTGTGCAACATGCCACCTCACAG ATATGAAGCTGTTTATGCAAAAGATATTCCAGAGGTAATTACTGGAGATACATTTTTGGAGAAATATGGAGATCATGATGATACAGTAACATCAATTGACCCTAAAAGAGATTACAGCGTGAAGGCTCCTACCAGACATcccatatatgaaaatttccGAGTTGAG ACCTTCAAAGCACTGTTAGAAGCAGCTAATACCGATGAGCAATTGTCAGCCCTTGGAGAACTTATGTACCAG TGCCACTACAGCTATAACGCATGTGGTCTTGGTTCTGATGGGACTGATCATCTAGTTAATCTGGTACAAGAAATGCAGCACAGAAAGATGTCACAAGGTGAAAGTCCAAGTCTATTTGGTGCTAAGATTACTGGCGGAGGTTCTGGCGGCTCAGTTTGCGTCATGGGGAAAAACTGCCCCAAAAGCAGTGAAGAGATTGTGGAG ATTCAGCAAAGGTACCAGGCAGCTACTGGCTACCTACCAATCCTGTTCGACGGATCATCCCCAGGTGCTGGCAAATTCGGCTATCTGAAgatccgacgacgacggtcgTCACCACTTGCTGCCAAATGA
- the LOC102707132 gene encoding uncharacterized protein LOC102707132 — MEPNCTKQLQVPVAVLAVELNSKKRLLFDVSSRKIRGITSTVFPDAFCEFENGGWLLMAKHKPFYFKEQTVFLVHPSTGKRIDLPVLRSPNEGFFVFYVGSRGLPLVVAFIEIETAVPTVHVACPGDVYWSIYKHNSHPEMSKEKSILIVDVALLGTRAVCVELNGQILVFNITEMVWRTGSSCPDWVKQDSHFLVASIGQVVVVSHPCVTVNAFKFFKLDLQSMEWSLLDDGELDNTSWFLCNGQSYRVKEEGKRKVYLFGSEYSADSMVSVKKDLNGIEVATYLTVSLGPATLKSITNIYAYDLVDETVETVIPASIVTEVHRWIQPSIFAT, encoded by the coding sequence ATGGAACCAAACTGTACCAAACAGTTGCAGGTGCCCGTGGCCGTTTTAGCTGTGGAATTGAACAGCAAGAAGCGGCTGCTGTTTGATGTTTCAAGCCGAAAGATCCGCGGGATAACCAGCACGGTGTTTCCAGATGCCTTCTGCGAATTCGAGAATGGTGGGTGGCTTCTGATGGCCAAGCACAAGCCTTTCTACTTCAAAGAGCAGACTGTGTTCCTTGTGCACCCTAGCACCGGCAAGCGCATCGACTTACCGGTGCTTCGTTCTCCTAACGAGGGGTTCTTCGTTTTCTATGTTGGTTCTCGTGGACTGCCCCTAGTGGTTGCATTCATCGAGATCGAGACTGCTGTTCCAACTGTCCATGTTGCCTGTCCTGGAGACGTGTACTGGAGCATCTACAAGCATAATAGTCATCCAGAAATGTCAAAAGAAAAGAGCATTTTGATTGTTGATGTGGCATTGCTGGGCACACGGGCTGTGTGTGTTGAATTGAATGGGCAAATCTTGGTCTTCAACATCACTGAGATGGTATGGAGAACAGGTTCATCTTGTCCAGACTGGGTTAAACAAGATTCCCATTTTCTTGTTGCGTCGATTGGGCAAGTTGTGGTCGTATCGCATCCTTGTGTAACAGTGAATGCTTTCAAGTTCTTTAAGCTGGATCTACAATCCATGGAGTGGTCACTGCTGGATGATGGGGAGTTGGATAATACCAGCTGGTTCCTTTGTAATGGCCAGTCGTACCGCGTGAAGGAGGAAGGAAAGAGGAAAGTATACTTATTTGGCTCAGAATATAGTGCCGATTCAATGGTGTCCGTCAAAAAGGACTTGAATGGAATTGAGGTGGCCACCTATTTGACTGTCTCATTAGGTCCTGCAACTTTGAAGTCCATCAcaaatatttatgcatatGATTTAGTTGATGAGACTGTTGAGACGGTGATACCAGCATCTATCGTTACAGAAGTGCATCGTTGGATTCAACCTAGTATATTTGCTACTTGA